The window GGTTGTAAAGGTCATAGTTACAGTTGGCTCCTCTATAGTAATAAAAGGTAGAGCCTCTGGATTCTCAGCATCGGCAATGGTCTCACCAATATTGATATCCTCAGTTCCAGCAAGAGCAATAATATCTCCCATCTTAGCACCTTCAACCTCTTCCTTACCTAATCCTTGGTAGGTAAAGATTTTGGTGATACTTTTATACTCTATACTTTCATCCTGTTTACAGATTGCTACCTTCTCACCCTTTTTAACCTCTCCACGATTAACCTTACCAATAGCCATTCTTCCTACATAATCATTATATTCAATAGTAGTAACTATCATTTGAAATGGTGCTTCTATCTCCCCTTGAGGAGCTGGAATGTGCTCAATAACAGATTTGAATAAGGGCTCTAAGTTATCACTATCCTCATCTAAATCTGTCTTAGCAAATCCTTCTAAAGCCGAAGCATAAACTACAGGAAATTCAATCTGCTCTTCACTTGCACCTAATTCAATAAATAAATCTAATACCATATCCTCTACAACTTGTGGTCTTGAATCAGGTCTGTCAACCTTATTAATTACCACAATTGGGGTTAAATCTAACTCTAATGCCTTAGTCAATACGAATTTAGTTTGAGGCATTGGACCCTCAAAAGCATCAACAATTAATAATACTCCGTCAACCATCTTCAAGATACGTTCTACTTCCCCTCCAAAGTCAGCATGACCTGGAGTATCAACAATATTAATCTTAGTATCTTTATACTTAATTGCAGTATTTTTAGCAAGAATAGTAATTCCTCGTTCCTTCTCTAAATCATTACTATCCATTACTCTCTCTTCAACTTCCTGTTTAGCATGGAAGATACCACTTTGCTTTAACATTCCATCTACTAAAGTAGTCTTACCATGGTCAACGTGAGCAATAATTGCTATATTTCTAATATCATCTCTTGTTTTCATCTTTTCCTCCTTGGATATAAAAGCAGATTACACTAATCTATTTTTCCTTAAATTGTAATTTTCATTAAAGAAATTATACTATGCTTAGATTATAATATATGACGATAATTGTCAATAAGAATTGGAGTTAAAAGAAATTATTCTTAAAGAAATTTGCTTGGTTATAATTTTTTTATTGATAATTGTAATCATTCTAATTTAAGAAGTGATCTAACCCTTATTAACTTTTATGATATACTTTGGATATATTACGAAACTTTTCAGACCAGTGAATAATTAATAAAGTATAAATAATAGTTAAGCTCA of the Orenia metallireducens genome contains:
- the typA gene encoding translational GTPase TypA, producing MKTRDDIRNIAIIAHVDHGKTTLVDGMLKQSGIFHAKQEVEERVMDSNDLEKERGITILAKNTAIKYKDTKINIVDTPGHADFGGEVERILKMVDGVLLIVDAFEGPMPQTKFVLTKALELDLTPIVVINKVDRPDSRPQVVEDMVLDLFIELGASEEQIEFPVVYASALEGFAKTDLDEDSDNLEPLFKSVIEHIPAPQGEIEAPFQMIVTTIEYNDYVGRMAIGKVNRGEVKKGEKVAICKQDESIEYKSITKIFTYQGLGKEEVEGAKMGDIIALAGTEDINIGETIADAENPEALPFITIEEPTVTMTFTTNDSPLSGQEGDYVTSRQLKDRLFKELEKNVALRVEELSPDTFKVSGRGELHLSILIETMRREGYELQVSKPEAIIKEIDGQKMEPIEEVTIDVPEEFMGTIIEELGKRKGEMKNMTHLSQTRIRLTFEIPARGLIGFRSEFLTKTKGEGILNSTFSHYDNYRGDMTTRRNGSIVADRAGEATRYGIFNAQDRGTIFVDPGTKIYAGMIVGSNSREQDLDVNICKEKKLDNMRSSGSDEAIMLTPATKFSLEEALEYITSEELVEVTPINIRLRKKILDKKRRIKSKK